Proteins encoded in a region of the Populus nigra chromosome 3, ddPopNigr1.1, whole genome shotgun sequence genome:
- the LOC133689917 gene encoding bHLH transcription factor RHL1-like, translating to MRPCSREMQGMNSLLNPSSQIPLQDLQNQQIQNSHFDPNSSSNDDFLEQMLSAIPSCSWADPKSPWDLNPPTNLPFPTNNNSSSAKPRDLFNETPPSNTDNNNVGFHDNFDESVILASKLRQHQISGGSGGSGAAAAAKMMLQQQLLMAAARGGLSQNDDIDVSPTQGGDGSMQGLFNGFRAGSMNGTGRASNQSMQHFNHPQGGAMQSPNLGAQAAATTAVMNQPQASGSNGGAPAQPRQRVRARRGQATDPHSIAERLRRERIAERMKALQELVPNANKTDKASMLDEIIDYVKFLQLQVKVLSMSRLGGAAAVAPLVADMSSEAGGDCIQANANGGSIARTTNGNQTASTNDSSLTVTEHQVAKLMEEDMGSAMQYLQGKGLCLMPISLATAISTATCHNRTSGIINSHNPLLQSNGEGPTSPSMSVLTVQSATIGNGAGDGVAKDAASVSKP from the exons ATGCGGCCTTGTAGTAGAGAAATGCAAGGGATGAACTCGCTCTTAAACCCATCATCACAAATCCCTCTACAAGACCTTCAAAACCAGCAGATCCAAAACTCTCACTTTGATCCCAATTCATCATCAAATGATGATTTTCTTGAACAAATGCTGTCTGCAATCCCTTCTTGTTCATGGGCTGACCCTAAGTCGCCTTGGGACCTTAACCCCCCGACAAACCTCCCTTTTCCCACAAATAACAACTCCTCTTCAGCCAAACCCAGAGACTTGTTTAATGAAACCCCACCATCTAATACTGACAATAATAATGTTGGGTTTCATGATAACTTTGACGAGTCTGTAATTTTGGCTTCTAAGCTGAGACAACACCAGATCAGTGGTGGTAGTGGTGGTAGTGGTGCTGCGGCAGCCGCTAAAATGATGCTACAACAGCAGCTTCTGATGGCTGCTGCTAGAGGCGGGCTCTCTCAAAACGATGACATTGATGTCTCTCCTACTCAG GGAGGAGACGGTTCAATGCAAGGATTGTTTAATGGGTTTCGTGCTGGATCTATGAACGGAACTGGCCGGGCATCGAATCAGTCCATGCAACATTTTAACCATCCTCAG GGAGGAGCTATGCAGTCACCGAATTTGGGGGCTCAGGCGGCAGCCACCACAGCTGTGATGAACCAACCTCAAGCAAGTGGCTCAAATGGTGGTGCACCAGCTCAACCTAGACAAAGGGTTAGGGCTAGAAGAGGTCAAGCCACTGACCCACATAGCATCGCTGAAAGG TTACGAAGGGAGAGAATTGCAGAAAGAATGAAAGCTCTGCAAGAGTTAGTACCTAATGCCAACAAG ACAGACAAGGCTTCAATGCTTGATGAAATCATTGACTATGTTAAATTCCTCCAGCTCCAAGTCAAG GTCTTGAGCATGAGCAGATTGGGCGGTGCAGCTGCTGTTGCCCCCCTTGTTGCTGACATGTCCTCTGAG GCTGGTGGTGACTGCATCCAAGCCAATGCCAATGGTGGGTCCATCGCACGTACCACTAACGGCAACCAAACGGCCTCAACTAACGACAGCAGCTTAACTGTGACGGAGCACCAGGTGGCGAAGTTGATGGAAGAAGATATGGGCTCGGCCATGCAGTATTTACAAGGCAAAGGGCTTTGTCTCATGCCCATCTCACTTGCAACTGCCATTTCAACGGCCACGTGTCACAACAGGACTTCTGGGATCATCAACAGTCACAACCCGTTACTCCAATCCAACGGTGAAGGGCCAACCTCACCTAGTATGTCTGTTTTGACCGTCCAGTCAGCGACAATAGGTAACGGTGCCGGCGATGGTGTTGCTAAAGATGCTGCCTCCGTTTCGAAACCTTGA